A single region of the Salicibibacter cibi genome encodes:
- a CDS encoding zeta toxin family protein, whose amino-acid sequence MKENQPVMYIFAGNNGSGKSTVRAMFYDFIGAAINIDPDALMRRHMDKGSEQPEVSAGREALRLANECINTGTDFSVETTLAGQTTINQIKKARRKGFFIQMIFVGTYDVNINIMRIAKRVENGGHDIPTNDVIRRSDKCLFNLNRNYTNIDSLILVDNSTLEASVIAVLDKDRIEEKYHPLPDWCESIITQYKYNLKL is encoded by the coding sequence TTGAAAGAAAATCAACCGGTTATGTACATTTTCGCAGGAAATAACGGTTCAGGAAAAAGCACAGTTCGAGCCATGTTTTATGATTTTATCGGGGCAGCTATCAATATTGATCCGGATGCATTGATGAGAAGGCATATGGATAAAGGTTCTGAACAACCAGAAGTAAGTGCCGGCAGAGAAGCGCTTCGTTTAGCAAATGAATGTATCAACACAGGGACGGACTTTTCTGTAGAAACGACATTAGCAGGGCAAACAACCATTAACCAAATTAAAAAGGCACGACGGAAGGGCTTCTTCATTCAAATGATTTTTGTCGGAACTTACGATGTTAACATCAACATTATGAGAATAGCTAAAAGAGTTGAGAATGGCGGTCATGACATCCCTACAAATGATGTCATTCGCAGAAGTGATAAGTGCCTGTTTAATTTAAACCGAAACTATACAAATATCGATTCATTAATTTTAGTCGATAATTCCACACTTGAAGCGAGTGTTATAGCTGTTCTTGATAAGGATAGGATTGAGGAAAAATATCACCCATTACCTGATTGGTGTGAATCGATAATCACACAATATAAGTATAATCTAAAATTGTAA